Proteins encoded within one genomic window of Anastrepha ludens isolate Willacy chromosome 4, idAnaLude1.1, whole genome shotgun sequence:
- the LOC128860036 gene encoding probable basic-leucine zipper transcription factor Q, whose translation MAPFIAHLSVLLAATVLLCGFVQCANEAEHTNNPTTTTTNSPTNPPTITETNAVQLMANSTRLARLLKVLQDPKMLAGKRYQAAAQRLIARGDHLQPAGMPYRRLPAHAAAPSSPAPYHKVRPPIMRRVQNGLPINAGPPRFTFETSASGISHLRSKGPVPFNAGKVTVYRPPFGYAQLHHQPNPNALVPQSATAFQATKHQQQQLQQQQHHEEYNFKASPPFSGKAIVRPLLQPHDPNYRQHVQQLQQYAGKPQQVVQQYPIPQQEQQQQKQQKTSQFQTLFQSQKQYPNRPPTFHYETMRAHEEPVLHPHVKHEQPPPGGAGYAVYEHNELAEEEPPYAHPNAYYPPAPMAEQPAQQHQSLRLQAPQTHPETAAAQEAEEYIKFMNSNDYFLPKHEPNYKRLDAQQDSHQLEPKEQREQQQQPTHSHYAYKQQPLEHLQYSKSAVSDSTSSGSATSAATNYLNQPIQVSQLFYQEDPVPAIVRGSYQAGNNLFVVNSEGNKAVKHIVPPPSTRAPTTLAPVYPNVRYNTLHSHTPEPLRFEFTERDAVHSTYTNSPPSLGNERQHLWYRTANGGSTSTTPDLPTSSTGNFATATTATADDPEDEEDVHSASSDFYGRISMRKSTLGDVPSESTSPTPIEQKDTEDYCERICANIQDDDEEIVCGSDGYMYTSEAQMECYATCLHIDVTVQSKGSCNTR comes from the exons ATGGCACCATTTATAGCGCATTTATCAGTGCTTTTAGCTGCAACTGTTTTGCTATGTGGTTTTGTGCAATGTGCAAATGAGGCCGAACACACAAACAATCCAACGACGACGACCACCAATTCACCTACAAATCCTCCGACGATTACAGAAACTAATGCTGTGCAACTTATGGCTAACAGCACTCGCCTCGCGCGTCTTCTAAAGGTTCTGCAAGACCCCAAGATGTTAGCCGGCAAACGTTACCAAGCAGCTGCGCAACGCTTAATTGCGCGCGGCGATCATTTACAACCAGCCGGTATGCCTTATCGTCGATTGCCAGCGCACGCCGCTGCGCCGTCTTCACCTGCCCCGTACCACAAGGTGCGCCCGCCAATTATGCGCCGCGTACAGAATGGACTACCCATTAATGCTGGACCGCCTCGCTTCACTTTCGAAACTTCCGCGAGCGGTATAAGCCATCTACGGTCCAAGGGTCCGGTGCCTTTCAATGCAGGCAAAGTAACCGTTTACCGCCCTCCTTTCGGGTACGCGCAATTGCATCACCAACCGAACCCAAATGCGTTGGTGCCGCAATCCGCTACGGCTTTTCAAGCAACGAAACACCAGCAACAGCAACTccagcagcagcaacaccatGAGGAATACAATTTCAAGGCATCACCTCCATTCAGCGGTAAAGCGATTGTGCGCCCGCTACTACAGCCACACGATCCAAATTATAGACAACACGTACAACAATTGCAGCAGTATGCGGGTAAGCCACAGCAAGTGGTACAACAATACCCTATACCTCAACAagagcagcaacagcaaaaacaacaaaaaacttcaCAATTTCAAACACTGTTCCAGAGCCAGAAACAGTATCCCAATCGACCGCCAACCTTTCACTACGAAACAATGCGCGCCCATGAGGAGCCCGTACTGCATCCGCATGTGAAGCACGAACAACCACCGCCAGGTGGCGCGGGCTATGCCGTATACGAGCACAATGAGCTAGCCGAAGAGGAACCACCTTACGCACATCCAAATGCATACTATCCACCAGCACCAATGGCGGAGCAACCTGCACAACAACATCAAAGCTTACGTTTGCAAGCACCACAAACACACCCCGAAACTGCAGCAGCGCAAGAAGCGGAGGAgtacataaaatttatgaacTCCAATGACTATTTTCTGCCAAAGCATGAACCCAACTATAAGCGCCTGGATGCACAGCAGGATAGCCATCAACTGGAGCCGAAAGAACAAcgtgagcaacaacaacaacctacgCACAGTCACTACGCATACAAGCAGCAGCCCCTGGAACACTTACAGTACAGCAAATCAGCAGTCAGTGATAGCACGAGTTCCGGCTCGGCCACCTCTGCTGCCACCAATTACCTAAACCAACCCATACAAGTATCGCAACTATTCTATCAGGAAGATCCCGTACCCGCCATTGTGCGCGGTAGTTATCAAGCGGGCAACAACTTATTCGTTGTGAACTCGGAGGGTAACAAAGCTGTAAAGCATATAGTGCCACCGCCCTCCACAAGAGCACCCACCACGCTAGCGCCAGTGTACCCGAATGTGCGCTATAATACGCTGCATAGTCACACGCCAGAGCCGCTGCGCTTCGAATTTACCGAACGCGATGCTGTGCATTCAACATACACTAATTCACCCCCCTCGCTGGGTAATGAGCGCCAACACTTATGGTATAGAACTGCCAATGGGGGGAGCACTTCCACAACACCAGATTTACCCACATCAAGTACGGGAAACTTTGCAACCGCCACTACCGCTACCGCTGATGATCCGGAGGATGAAGAGGATGTGCATAGCGCTAGTTCG gACTTTTATGGGCGCATATCGATGCGCAAGTCAACATTAGGAGACGTGCCCTCAGAGTCGACATCGCCCACACCAATTGAACAGAAGGACACCGAAGACTATTGCGAACGAATATGCGCCAATATCCAAGATGACGATGAAGAAATTGTTTGCGGCTCTGACGGTTATATGTACACCAGCGAGGCGCAAATGGAATGCTACGCCACATGCCTGCATATCG ATGTAACAGTGCAAAGTAAAGGCTCCTGTAACACCCGGTAG